The proteins below come from a single Fusobacterium nucleatum genomic window:
- a CDS encoding tripartite tricarboxylate transporter substrate binding protein — protein MKKNFLAVLTLLLSLLLVACGGEKKEEANPASYPDKPVNVIIAYKAGGGTDVGARILMAEAQKNFPQTFVIVNKPGADGEIGYTELATAAPDGYTIGFINLPTFVSLPHERQTKYKIDDVEPIMNHVYDPGVLVVKADSQFQTLADFVDYAKAHPEELTISNNGTGASNHIGAAHFAKEAGIQVTHVPFGGSTDMISALRGDHVNATVAKISEVASLAKSGELRILASFTDKRLEGFEDIPTLTESGYPVIFGSARAIVAPKGTPKEIIDKLHDVFKAALESPDNIEKSKNANLPLKYMSPEELAQYIKDQEKYIIETVPTLGIH, from the coding sequence ATGAAAAAGAATTTTTTAGCAGTATTAACTTTATTACTTTCTTTACTATTAGTGGCTTGTGGTGGAGAAAAAAAAGAAGAAGCTAACCCAGCATCTTATCCAGATAAGCCTGTCAATGTAATTATAGCTTACAAAGCAGGGGGAGGGACAGATGTTGGAGCTCGTATATTGATGGCAGAAGCTCAAAAGAACTTCCCTCAAACATTTGTTATTGTTAATAAACCAGGTGCAGATGGAGAAATTGGATATACAGAACTAGCAACAGCAGCTCCAGATGGATACACTATCGGATTTATTAATCTGCCAACTTTTGTAAGTCTACCTCATGAAAGACAAACAAAATACAAAATTGATGATGTTGAACCTATCATGAACCATGTTTATGATCCAGGTGTATTAGTTGTAAAAGCTGATAGTCAATTCCAAACACTAGCTGATTTTGTTGACTATGCAAAAGCTCACCCAGAAGAATTAACTATCTCTAACAATGGTACAGGTGCTTCTAACCATATTGGTGCAGCTCACTTTGCAAAAGAAGCTGGAATACAAGTAACTCATGTTCCATTTGGTGGAAGCACAGATATGATTTCTGCTCTTCGTGGGGACCATGTTAATGCAACTGTTGCCAAAATTAGTGAAGTTGCAAGTTTAGCTAAATCAGGTGAATTAAGAATATTAGCTTCATTTACAGATAAAAGATTAGAAGGTTTTGAAGATATCCCTACTTTAACTGAAAGTGGATATCCTGTAATATTTGGTTCTGCTCGTGCTATTGTTGCACCTAAGGGAACACCAAAAGAAATTATTGATAAATTACATGATGTTTTCAAAGCAGCACTAGAATCTCCAGATAATATTGAAAAATCTAAAAATGCTAATTTACCTTTAAAATATATGTCACCAGAAGAATTAGCACAATATATTAAAGATCAAGAAAAATATATTATAGAAACTGTTCCTACATTAGGAATACACTAA
- the abc-f gene encoding ribosomal protection-like ABC-F family protein, translated as MAILQVNDIYMGFSGETLFKDINFSVDEKDKIGIIGVNGAGKTTLIKLLLGLENSEINPATNERGTISKKSNLKVGYLAQNTQLNKENTVFNELMTVFNNLLEDYNRMQEINFLLTVDVDNFNKLMEELGEISERYERHEGYSIEYKIKQILNGLNIPENLWTMKIGNLSGGQNSRVALAKILLEEPDLLILDEPTNHLDLTSIEWLEKILKDYNKAIILISHDVYFLDNVVNRIFEIEGKRLKDYKGNYTDFLIQKEAYLSGEVKAYEKEQEKIKKMEEFIRRYKAGVKSKQARGREKILNRMEKMENPVITTKKIKLKFDIKAQSVDLVLDIKNLSKTFEDKLLFKNLNLKIYRGERIGLIGKNGTGKSTLLKIINRIEKASSGEFKIGERVSIGYYDQNHQGLGLNNNIIEELMYYFTLSEEEARNICGAFLFREDDIYKKISSLSGGEKARVAFMKLMLEKPNFLILDEPTNHLDIYSREILMDALEDYPGTILVVSHDRNFLDTVVNKIYELKTDGVETFDGDYEAYKQERDNIKVKNEEAVKSYEEQKKAKNRLASLEKKLIRLEEEIQKIEEQKGEVNKKYLLAGEKNNIDELMSLQKELDSLDNKILKKYQEWEETEEELKNLQ; from the coding sequence TTGGCAATATTACAAGTAAATGATATATATATGGGTTTCTCTGGTGAAACTCTTTTCAAGGATATAAATTTTTCAGTTGATGAGAAGGATAAAATAGGAATAATAGGTGTTAATGGTGCTGGAAAAACTACACTTATTAAATTATTATTAGGTTTAGAAAATTCTGAAATTAATCCTGCTACAAATGAGAGAGGAACTATCTCAAAGAAAAGTAATTTAAAAGTTGGATATCTTGCACAAAATACACAACTTAACAAAGAAAATACTGTTTTTAATGAGCTTATGACAGTATTCAATAATCTTTTAGAAGACTATAACAGAATGCAAGAGATAAACTTTTTACTGACTGTTGATGTGGATAATTTTAATAAATTAATGGAAGAACTTGGAGAAATTTCTGAAAGATATGAAAGACATGAAGGATACTCAATAGAATATAAAATCAAGCAAATTTTAAATGGTTTAAATATCCCAGAAAATTTATGGACTATGAAAATAGGTAATTTATCAGGTGGTCAAAATTCAAGAGTTGCACTTGCTAAAATACTATTGGAAGAGCCAGATTTATTGATACTTGATGAACCTACTAACCATTTAGATTTAACTTCTATTGAGTGGCTTGAAAAGATTTTAAAAGACTATAACAAAGCTATAATTTTAATATCACATGATGTCTATTTTTTAGACAATGTAGTGAACAGAATTTTTGAGATTGAAGGAAAAAGATTAAAAGACTATAAGGGAAACTACACTGATTTTTTAATTCAAAAAGAGGCTTATTTAAGTGGAGAAGTTAAAGCCTATGAGAAGGAACAAGAAAAAATCAAAAAAATGGAAGAATTTATCAGAAGATATAAAGCAGGAGTAAAATCTAAACAAGCCAGAGGTAGAGAAAAAATTCTTAACAGAATGGAAAAAATGGAAAATCCTGTTATAACAACAAAAAAGATAAAACTTAAATTTGATATTAAAGCTCAAAGTGTTGATTTAGTTTTAGATATTAAAAATTTATCTAAGACTTTTGAAGATAAATTATTATTTAAAAACTTAAATTTAAAAATTTATCGTGGAGAAAGAATAGGTTTAATTGGAAAAAATGGTACTGGGAAATCTACTCTTTTAAAAATTATCAATAGAATAGAAAAAGCTAGTTCAGGGGAATTTAAAATAGGTGAAAGAGTTTCTATTGGTTACTATGACCAAAATCACCAAGGTTTAGGTTTAAATAATAATATTATAGAAGAGCTTATGTACTATTTCACTCTATCAGAGGAAGAAGCAAGAAATATCTGTGGTGCATTTCTATTTAGAGAAGATGATATTTACAAAAAGATTTCTTCTTTAAGTGGTGGAGAAAAAGCAAGGGTTGCCTTTATGAAACTTATGCTTGAAAAGCCTAATTTTTTGATATTAGATGAACCTACTAACCACTTGGATATATATTCAAGAGAAATTTTAATGGATGCTCTTGAAGATTATCCTGGAACTATCTTAGTTGTATCTCATGATAGAAATTTTTTAGATACTGTTGTCAATAAAATCTACGAGCTGAAAACTGATGGAGTAGAAACTTTTGATGGAGACTATGAAGCATATAAACAAGAAAGAGATAATATAAAAGTAAAAAATGAAGAAGCTGTTAAATCTTATGAAGAACAAAAAAAGGCTAAAAATAGACTAGCTTCTTTGGAAAAGAAACTTATAAGACTGGAAGAAGAAATACAAAAGATTGAGGAGCAAAAGGGAGAAGTAAATAAAAAATATTTACTTGCAGGAGAAAAAAATAATATAGATGAACTTATGTCTTTACAAAAAGAATTGGATAGTCTTGATAATAAAATATTAAAAAAATATCAAGAGTGGGAAGAAACAGAGGAAGAATTAAAGAATTTACAATAA
- a CDS encoding DMT family transporter, producing MKKDNNFGMLTTFIGGTLWGINGVMGSFLFLNKNVTTAWLIPYRLMLAGLLLLGYLYYKKGSKVFDILKNPKDLLQIILFGLIGMLGTQYTYFSAIQYSNAAIATVLTYFGPTLVLIFICLKEKRKPLKYEIVAIALSSFGVFLLATHGNITSLQISFKALVWGMLSALSVVFYTVQPEKLLEKYGPPIVVAWGMIIGGIAITFMTKPWNINVIFDFTTFFVLMLIILFGTITAFILYLTGVNIIGPTKASIIACIEPVAATVCAILFLGVDFGFLDLLGFICIISTIFIVAYFDKKTKKK from the coding sequence ATGAAAAAAGATAATAATTTTGGAATGTTGACTACTTTTATTGGTGGTACACTTTGGGGTATTAATGGTGTAATGGGAAGTTTTTTATTCCTTAATAAAAATGTTACTACTGCTTGGCTTATACCATATAGATTGATGTTAGCAGGCTTATTATTATTAGGTTATTTATATTATAAAAAAGGTTCAAAGGTTTTTGATATTCTAAAAAATCCAAAGGATTTACTTCAAATTATCTTATTTGGACTTATAGGAATGTTAGGTACACAATATACATATTTTTCTGCTATTCAATATTCAAATGCTGCAATAGCGACTGTACTTACATATTTTGGTCCAACCTTAGTTTTGATTTTTATTTGTTTGAAAGAAAAAAGAAAGCCTTTAAAATATGAGATAGTAGCAATAGCACTTTCAAGTTTTGGAGTTTTTCTTTTGGCAACACATGGTAATATTACAAGTTTGCAAATATCTTTTAAAGCACTTGTTTGGGGTATGTTATCGGCCTTATCAGTAGTTTTTTATACTGTACAACCTGAAAAACTTTTAGAAAAATATGGACCTCCAATAGTAGTTGCTTGGGGTATGATAATTGGTGGTATAGCTATCACTTTTATGACAAAGCCTTGGAACATAAATGTTATCTTTGATTTCACAACTTTTTTTGTACTTATGTTAATAATATTATTTGGAACAATAACTGCATTTATACTTTATTTGACAGGAGTTAATATTATAGGACCAACAAAAGCAAGTATAATAGCTTGTATTGAACCTGTAGCTGCAACTGTCTGTGCTATATTATTTTTAGGTGTAGATTTTGGCTTCCTAGATTTGCTAGGTTTTATATGTATAATTTCAACAATTTTTATAGTTGCTTATTTTGATAAGAAAACAAAAAAGAAATAA
- a CDS encoding S8 family peptidase yields the protein MRVRLAKENINSNYKVSLSDISKEKDFIKILEDYSIQYKKTEYFKDFFMYKLLNINSKFIMILQEKASNYIKYIEPVSIYSLPIQIDDENGEVPVIYPEKNKNYITLGVIDNGIAHIKYLDPWIKRVHTRFLKKDTSATHGTFVSGIALYGDKLENREIVKNEGFYLLDATVLSSTTIEEDDLLKNIISAIKENYKKVKIWNLSLSVKLAIEEDTFSDFGVVLDHLQKTYGVLIFKSAGNGGNFMKKLPKGKLYHGSDSLLSIVIGAINNDGYASNYSRVGLGPKGTIKPDVASYGGELLLGDNREMIMKGVKSFSRNGNIASSSGTSFATARISSLATIIYQNICKDFRDFSDFNPILLKALIIHSAKNTDKNLSMEEIGYGIPATSIEILSYFKNENVKIFNGVMEKNQEIDLDASFFEYKKDIKVKITLVYDTEFDYFQNEEYIKSDIKIKDISENGRNLTRKFEGILARNKKIELYSNSDIKKNYTLIVEKLN from the coding sequence ATGAGAGTAAGATTAGCAAAAGAAAATATAAATTCAAATTATAAAGTAAGTTTAAGTGATATTTCAAAAGAAAAAGACTTTATAAAGATTTTAGAAGATTATAGTATTCAATATAAAAAGACAGAATATTTTAAAGATTTTTTTATGTATAAATTACTTAACATCAATAGTAAATTCATTATGATATTACAAGAAAAAGCTTCAAACTATATAAAATATATTGAACCTGTTTCTATCTATTCATTACCTATACAAATTGATGATGAAAATGGAGAAGTTCCAGTTATCTATCCAGAAAAAAATAAAAACTATATAACTCTGGGGGTTATAGATAATGGTATAGCACATATAAAATATTTAGACCCTTGGATAAAAAGAGTTCATACAAGATTTTTAAAGAAAGATACAAGTGCAACACACGGAACATTTGTTTCAGGGATAGCTCTATATGGAGATAAATTAGAAAATAGAGAAATAGTAAAAAATGAAGGTTTTTATCTTTTAGATGCAACTGTTTTATCTTCAACAACAATAGAAGAAGATGATTTATTAAAAAATATTATTTCAGCAATAAAAGAAAATTATAAAAAAGTAAAAATTTGGAATTTATCTTTAAGTGTAAAGTTAGCAATAGAAGAAGACACATTCTCTGATTTTGGGGTAGTTTTAGATCATTTACAAAAGACTTATGGAGTTCTTATCTTTAAATCTGCTGGAAATGGTGGAAATTTTATGAAAAAATTACCAAAAGGAAAATTATACCATGGTTCAGACTCTCTACTTTCAATAGTTATAGGTGCTATAAATAATGATGGATATGCTTCAAATTATAGTAGAGTTGGTTTAGGTCCAAAAGGAACAATAAAACCTGATGTAGCTAGTTATGGTGGAGAATTGTTACTTGGAGATAATAGAGAAATGATAATGAAAGGAGTAAAATCATTTTCAAGAAATGGTAATATTGCTTCATCATCTGGAACAAGTTTTGCAACAGCAAGAATTTCATCACTTGCTACAATAATATATCAAAATATTTGTAAGGATTTTAGAGATTTTTCTGACTTTAATCCGATACTTTTAAAGGCATTGATAATTCATTCTGCTAAAAATACGGATAAAAATTTATCTATGGAGGAAATAGGTTATGGAATACCTGCTACTTCAATTGAAATTCTATCATATTTTAAAAATGAAAATGTTAAAATATTTAATGGAGTGATGGAGAAAAATCAAGAAATTGACTTAGATGCTTCATTCTTTGAATATAAAAAGGATATAAAAGTAAAAATTACTTTGGTTTATGATACAGAATTTGATTATTTCCAAAATGAAGAATATATAAAATCAGATATAAAAATTAAGGATATTTCAGAAAATGGAAGAAATTTAACAAGAAAATTTGAAGGAATATTGGCAAGAAATAAGAAAATAGAATTATATTCAAATAGTGATATAAAGAAAAATTATACTCTGATAGTAGAAAAATTAAATTAG
- a CDS encoding YbaN family protein — protein sequence MKNLKKKIYICVGLLAVGLGIIGAFLPVMPTVPFLLVALFCFERSSKKYHKMILNNKYFGKILRDYYEGKGLTTSVKIKAILFLTCGIAFSFYKVQHLHLRIMLAVIWLGVTIHIILLKTKPKEE from the coding sequence ATGAAAAATTTAAAGAAAAAAATTTATATTTGTGTTGGACTTTTAGCAGTTGGATTAGGAATAATAGGTGCTTTTCTTCCAGTAATGCCAACTGTTCCATTTTTACTTGTAGCATTATTTTGTTTTGAAAGGTCATCTAAAAAATATCACAAAATGATACTTAATAATAAATATTTTGGAAAAATTTTAAGAGATTACTACGAAGGTAAAGGTTTGACTACTTCTGTAAAAATAAAGGCAATACTATTTTTAACTTGTGGTATAGCTTTTTCATTTTATAAAGTACAACATTTACATTTAAGAATAATGTTAGCTGTCATTTGGTTAGGAGTAACTATACATATTATACTCTTAAAAACTAAACCTAAGGAGGAATAA
- a CDS encoding Mrp/NBP35 family ATP-binding protein, with translation MIQKDAPKVKDDKNIKNVIAVMSGKGGVGKSTVTTLLAKELRKKGYTVGVLDADITGPSIPRLMGVSEQKMTTDGKNMYPVVTKDGIEIVSINLMIDENEPVVWRGPVIAGAVMQFWNEVVWGDLDYLLIDMPPGTGDVPLTVMKSFNIKGLIMVSVPQDMVSMIVTKAIKMARKLNMNIIGLIENMSYITCDCCNNKIYLTDENDTQIFLKENNVELLGELPMTKQIAKLTKGENSYPEETFSKIADRVIEKVKEL, from the coding sequence ATGATACAAAAAGATGCACCTAAGGTGAAAGATGATAAAAATATAAAAAATGTTATTGCAGTTATGAGTGGAAAAGGTGGAGTAGGAAAATCTACTGTAACTACTTTACTTGCAAAAGAATTAAGAAAAAAAGGATATACTGTTGGTGTTTTAGATGCCGATATAACAGGACCTAGTATTCCAAGACTTATGGGAGTTAGTGAGCAAAAAATGACAACTGATGGAAAAAACATGTATCCAGTTGTTACAAAAGATGGAATAGAAATAGTTTCAATAAATCTTATGATAGATGAAAATGAACCTGTTGTATGGCGTGGACCTGTGATTGCAGGTGCTGTTATGCAGTTTTGGAATGAAGTTGTTTGGGGGGATTTAGATTATCTTTTAATAGATATGCCACCTGGAACAGGAGATGTACCTTTGACTGTTATGAAAAGTTTTAATATTAAAGGCTTGATTATGGTTTCAGTTCCACAAGATATGGTTTCTATGATAGTTACAAAAGCTATTAAGATGGCGAGAAAGTTGAACATGAATATCATTGGTTTAATTGAAAATATGAGCTATATCACTTGTGATTGCTGTAATAATAAAATCTATTTGACAGATGAAAATGACACACAAATTTTTTTAAAAGAAAATAATGTTGAGCTTTTAGGAGAACTTCCCATGACTAAACAGATTGCAAAATTAACTAAAGGAGAAAATAGCTATCCAGAAGAAACATTTTCTAAAATTGCTGATAGGGTTATAGAAAAGGTTAAAGAATTATAA